atatgatcaGGTCTGACTCGATATGTGATTTCattaacacataatttatttatttttgaagtttatagTTATAagatattcttaaaatttacaagtaaaatgaaataaattaaaaagtttattaaattattctCAATTTAACAAACTCAAAAGGAAATATATATGGTCACATAAAGTGAGACCAAGAgagtatttatattataatcatgaaaaaGAATTACTCTAATTATTTTACAAAGTGTGGTTCTatcaatacttttattattatattaatacatAAAACTTAAACTCCTTTATTCTATTGTTGTAATTTCAGtatactataaaaataaaatttctcgAGATGAGGTGAAATACTCTCGGCTTCATTCACTTTTACTTATTCACATTTTTAACatgtaaaaaaacaattatattgTACTCTTaacattaattacttatttctaaaattattttcatcaattaatATGCGTATCgtggtaattaattaaatttaccttgaTATTGCCAATGAACATGGTGACCAAAATTAGACCAGAGGTAAGAACTATGATTATGAAAATCACTTCTAGCCAATCTGTTGTGCTCTCCAAGTTTCCAAATGTACTGCACAATAATTCGAATTCGACgcgaattaaaaaaatatttttgaaaagtccCAACAAAACCAGATAAAATAATTAGCACATACCTTAGAGTCATGAGTCCCCAAAATATTGGTAGTAGTATTTTCTCaatatgattttcattagtAACAAGTTGAACAGTCCATTTATAAGCTCCATAATCaaaattttgttcatttttaagaCAAGTTAATCTTGCATTAATTGTTTCTCCCCAcattaatctatttttttgcTTCACCAAATCACTTGTTCCATAATATATTGACTCTTCACATGCCAACAATTTTAGGTTACAACCTTTTGTAACTATGCATTGTTCTTTAAGACATTTGGCTGCCCTTTGAATACCTAACAAGTACCAACATGCTCCCACAGCCTGCGTGTTTGGATTCAGAGTACGAAAGTCAAACTAAAAACGTATATGTATGTGAATTCAAGAACTATAGATTTGAGTGTCAAATTCTGTATGTTCAGGTTCAGAGTACGAGAGTTAAACTAAAGTACATGCATATGAATTTCGAGagtcaaatgaattttttttattgtgattattttttatatcacgTCAATTATTAGgattatagtactttttatgttgtttctgaatatgtaaaaaaaaataaaaaatcttaaaagatttcATATGTTTGAATTTAggatcaaattaaaaaaattagttctcGAAATCTGAAAGGTATCACATTAATTGAGACTAAAGAGTATATAAACAGtattgtaaattaaaaaataataattaattaagtctaTAATAAGAAAATGAGAACTTAATTTAAAGTTCATGAATTTCTAAAGTGGAAATTAAGGCTACATGGGTTACATTCTATTGTAATttccaaattaaaataaaaatttttaaataaaaatataaataatatcatataaaacgAAACAGAAGtcctaaaaattttatttgtaccATAGTAAAACACATGAACATTAGCTACCACATAATGTGTCActaattaaatagtttaaagAATAATTCATTTACTTTAGAACctaataaatttccttttatcatgtacacataattatattttgtttgagaatttaagttatatacacgtataagatttttcttttaaaaaataaaaagcaacTTAACTTATTATAACATGTTattttcttgatcttttttgattatgatatcatgtttatttacgataattattataatatgcatgtaaaaatcataaatatatattgtcaGTGTATAAAACTTACGTGCGATGCCACGAAATAAGCAATGATGTTAAGTGCAATTCCCCACCAAACAGTGCCAAAAATATAGCCAGACAAATTCTGCATTCTTCTCAAGAGGCAAATTGAGTGATATATTTTGGGAagatattgaaataaaaatataattaataaaactgTCATCACTGTTGTTGTTAATCCTTTTTCCAATAGAATTGGGATCCCTACCCACATTACTAGctgcaaaaaatgaaaattaattaatcatgtaataaatttaaattatatatatatatatatatatatatatatatatatatattgataatataaagAATTATGTATACTAGTTATCGATGAATTGTATCATGTATCTGGTTCAAGTGAATCttctttattgaaaaattataaagaacaaataaggtatatatatgtgtgtgatGTATCGCTATTAAAAGGCTACGCTATTAGATATGGGACGTTTTTATTAAgtatatcataatcatattatttaaaagtttaatttattatattttttaatgtgaaTAAAGCATGCGATTGTGAGATTTGAATTTCAATATCCTAATCTGTTCTGATGTTATATAAAAGTGTGACTATctgataaaatatattatttatacttatattaaattattcaaaaaaattattatatacgCATCCATCGATATTTTGAACAGTTACTAAAATATCACATGCAACAAAAATAATGGATGACATGCACtttcttttgtcatcttttagtAAATAATTCATgctaaaatccaaaaatatatacatagcTATCAAAATTCAAGTACTAATAATTGCAACTAAAAGGTATGTAAATTATTCAactgaatttattatttttcgttTGAATTACATACAAATatagacaaaataaaaaaacttatcGTTAATAATAAAGTGAAAAATTTAAGCTAAACTTATTGTcaaatttataaacaacaaattaaaaagaaaatatggtcATATGTCCCTATATAATAAAAGCTTATCATTAAGGGTATAAATTGtaactttaaataaaattatttctatattgTCATTTTCTTGTACCAGATTAAAaataatcacataaattaaaacaacaGAATGAATATAACATACAtgcatacaaaaaataaaataaaaatgttcaaCATATACACGACAACTATTTATAACATCTTATACAAGAAAAAAGCTTATCGTTAAGGGTATAAATTGtaactttaaataaaattatttctatattatcaTTTTCTTGTACCAGATTAAAAATAATCACGTAAATTGAaacaacataatacatatataacatacacacatacaaaaaataaaaaaaaagttcaacatATACACTATAACTATTTGtaaaattgtcattttttttttgtactagaccaataaaaaaaatatatataatcacataaaCTGAaacaacataatacatataacatacacaaacaaaaaaaaaattaatatatacacgATAACTTATTTAACATCTTAAATTCTGAATCTATTTCTGATCACGAGAAAATTGAGTAAGAGATAGAGGTGTATAACTTACTTGAGGTAAAGGTAGTATAACAAAGAGATCAAAGAAGAAACCTTTGTTAGCCTTCAAGTATGGTATATTATTTGTTCTTCTATGTATCATCATCTTGTATTGCAACCACATATTGCATACATGTAAACCATCGTTGATACACCGTAAAACCGTCACGGCGACGGCAAACCACCCATCGACGAAAAGACACATACAACTTTCACTTATAGAAATTGTATAGAAAAAAAGTGGATCAACAAAGAGACCAATTGCACATACTAATAAGAAAACCCTATTCCATTCTTTAACCCATTGTGCTTTAGGGTCTATCAATTTACTTCTTGAGAATATCATGTTTAATCCAACTCTATTGTTTCTGTCATCACGACTATCACCACCATCATTACATGGTTCATGATCAATAGTTTTGTTACACTCACTATGGGAGTACTCGTCTTCTTCTAgcacttcttcatcttcatcttcatcttcagtATTAATATCATATGTATGTTCGTGATGACTAGACATTTTTAGGGTATCACTACTAAAAACACGTGTATTGATCTTCTCTTGTGTATGTTTGGAGGGTGTCACTATTAAAAACACGCGTTGTACTACTAGCTagaaattaatatatgtattttttctctTGCGTCAAAAAGGGTGTCATTACTAAAAACAcgtgaactttttttttatgaaatacaaTCTAAGAAACGTTTTCGATAGAAATACAAGATTTTAGACAAGAACGTCCA
The sequence above is a segment of the Solanum lycopersicum chromosome 10, SLM_r2.1 genome. Coding sequences within it:
- the LOC101246478 gene encoding cyclic nucleotide-gated ion channel 4-like gives rise to the protein MSSHHEHTYDINTEDEDEDEEVLEEDEYSHSECNKTIDHEPCNDGGDSRDDRNNRVGLNMIFSRSKLIDPKAQWVKEWNRVFLLVCAIGLFVDPLFFYTISISESCMCLFVDGWFAVAVTVLRCINDGLHVCNMWLQYKMMIHRRTNNIPYLKANKGFFFDLFVILPLPQLVMWVGIPILLEKGLTTTVMTVLLIIFLFQYLPKIYHSICLLRRMQNLSGYIFGTVWWGIALNIIAYFVASHAVGACWYLLGIQRAAKCLKEQCIVTKGCNLKLLACEESIYYGTSDLVKQKNRLMWGETINARLTCLKNEQNFDYGAYKWTVQLVTNENHIEKILLPIFWGLMTLSTFGNLESTTDWLEVIFIIIVLTSGLILVTMFIGNIKVFLHATTSKKQSMQLNMRNIEWWMRRRRFPRELKQRTRNFQRQKWAAMRGVDECDMIRNIPEGLRRDIKYHLCLDLVKQVPLFQHMDSLVLENICDRVKSLIFTKGETVSREGDPVQRMLFIVRGHLQSSQYLRDGVKSYCMLGPGNFSGDELLSWCLRRPFVERLPPSSSTLVTLETTEAFGLEAEDVKYVTQHFRYTFVDEKVKRSARYYSPGWRTWGAVAIQLAWRRYKHRLTLSSLSFIRPRRPLSRCSSLGENRLRLYTALLTSPKPNLDDFDF